The Ruania halotolerans genome contains the following window.
CGGGACCACGAGAGCCGGCAGCACCCGACTGGCCACCCCGCCCACGCGGATCGCGGCACGCAGGTGCCATGGCAGCAGACGCGGGGTCAGCGGCACCACATCGCGTAGTGCCCGAGCGGCCACCCGGCGATCTTCCGGCCGGATGACGCCGTCGACGAAGCCGAGCGTGAAGGCGAGCCCGTTCTCATCCCGAAGGATGGCGGCGAGGCGCCGCGCGGCCGGATCGACCGGATGAGCCTGACTGGCAACTAGCCAGCGCCGTACCTGCGCGATCGCGTCCTGCGCCAGGATCTCGTCGATCACCGCAGCCGACTCCGCCTTCACACCCACACCTCTTTCACTCACACACACGTTCGTACCGCCCACAGTGTGATCGCCGGTGACCTGTGATGAAAAGTGATAGTTTCAGAACGTATTCATTCGATCTGATCGAAGGTTGTTATGTGGGACGCGGGACGACTCCGCCTGCTGCGTGAACTCCAACTGCGCGGCACGGTCACCGCCGTGGCCCACACGCTCAATTTCAGCGTCTCGACCGTCTCGCACCAGCTCGCTCGATTGGAACGCGAGGTCGGCGAACAGCTGCTCGAGCCCGACGGCCGCCGCGTGCGGTTGACCCCGCAGGGCCGAGTGGTCGCTGAGCACGCCGCACGGATGATGGACGCGGAGGAGGCGGCGCGGGGTGAGTTGGAAGCCCTCGAACCAGGCCCGGAGACGGTCCGGGTGGCATCACTGGAGACTGCGGCGCGCGCCCTGCTGCCGGCCGCGCTCGATGCCCTGGCACAGAGTCACCCGCAGTTGCGCGTTGAGGTGGCCGTGGTGCCGCCGGAGGTGGGGCTGTTCGAACTGCAGGCGCGCCGCTTCGATCTGACGATCGCCGAGGAGTACCCCGGATCCACCCGCCACCTGCACCCCGGCCTCGACCGGATGAGACTGGGCCAGGATCCCGTTCGGCTCTGCGCACCAGCTGCAACGACTGCCCGCTCCCTGCCCGAGTTGGCGGACCAGCCCTGGGTGATGGAGCCCCCTGGCGCGATCGTGCGGGACTGGGGCATCCAGCAGTGCCGTGCCGCGGGCATCGAACCGGACGTGCGCTACGAGGCGACGGATCTGACCGTGCACATCCGGTTGATCGCCGCCGGGCACGCCGTAGGCATCTTGCCCGACCTCGTGTGGGCGGGTTACCACGCCGAACTCGCCCTGATCGACCTCCCGGGCGCGCCGTATCGAGAACTGTTCACCTCGGCGCGGCCCGGATCGCGCGCCCGGCCCGCCGTGCAGGCAGTCCACGATGCGCTGGCGCACGCGCTGCGCTCGCGCAGCGGGTGACACGCAGCGACCCACGGCGGACAATGAGACTCATCCGCACCCCACGGTGAGGATGCCGCTGCCCGGCCCTCGGAGGTCAGCATGAGCACACCGCACACCCGGCGCCACATCGCCCTCGTCGCGCACGACAGCATGAAGGTCGACCTGCTGCGCTGGGCCGACTACAACCGCGACACGCTCGCCGAGCACGTCCTCTATGCCACCGGAACCACCGGCACCATGCTCGAATACGAACTCGGCCTTCCGGTGCACCGGTTCCTCTCCGGCCCGGTGGGCGGCGACCAGCAGATCGGCGCGAAGATCGCCGAAGGCCAGATCACCATGCTGGTGTTCTTCTGGGATCCGTTGGAGGCTCAGCCGCACGACCCTGATGTGAAGGCCCTGCTGCGGATCGGCGCCGTATGGAACGTGCCGATGGCCTGCAATGTGGCCTCGGCCGATCTGATGATCTCTTCACCGTTGTTGGCCAGCGACTACGAGCACCAGCGGCCGGATCTCACACCCCGCACCTGGGATCAGACCTCGGATTCTGCCTCGGCATAGCGGCGTTCAGGCAGGCCGCTTCTCGATTCGCGATCCGCCGTACTTCTTGTGCACCGCCTGCTTCGAGACGCCCAGCAGTGTGGCGATCTCTGCCCAGGTCAGCCCTTGTGCACGGGCGCGGCGCACCAGCACCGCCTCGCGCCGGTCCGCCTCCCGCCGCAGTCGAACCAGCGCGTCCAACGCACGGTAGAGATCGCCGTCATCATCCGTTGCCAGAGCGAGCGCACTCATCGAGACCACCTCCTCATCGACCATGCGCGTCAACCTACATTGACCCGGCTAACGTCGTCAACCACGGTTGACGCCAGGCCGCGCCTCCGCACCCCCGCACCCCCGCACCT
Protein-coding sequences here:
- a CDS encoding LysR family transcriptional regulator translates to MWDAGRLRLLRELQLRGTVTAVAHTLNFSVSTVSHQLARLEREVGEQLLEPDGRRVRLTPQGRVVAEHAARMMDAEEAARGELEALEPGPETVRVASLETAARALLPAALDALAQSHPQLRVEVAVVPPEVGLFELQARRFDLTIAEEYPGSTRHLHPGLDRMRLGQDPVRLCAPAATTARSLPELADQPWVMEPPGAIVRDWGIQQCRAAGIEPDVRYEATDLTVHIRLIAAGHAVGILPDLVWAGYHAELALIDLPGAPYRELFTSARPGSRARPAVQAVHDALAHALRSRSG
- a CDS encoding helix-turn-helix domain-containing protein — encoded protein: MVDEEVVSMSALALATDDDGDLYRALDALVRLRREADRREAVLVRRARAQGLTWAEIATLLGVSKQAVHKKYGGSRIEKRPA
- a CDS encoding methylglyoxal synthase, with the protein product MSTPHTRRHIALVAHDSMKVDLLRWADYNRDTLAEHVLYATGTTGTMLEYELGLPVHRFLSGPVGGDQQIGAKIAEGQITMLVFFWDPLEAQPHDPDVKALLRIGAVWNVPMACNVASADLMISSPLLASDYEHQRPDLTPRTWDQTSDSASA